The Kosmotoga arenicorallina S304 nucleotide sequence TGAGGAGAGCAAGTTAACGATTTTGGATAACTCTTCTAGTGACAATGTGTTTGGCGTTCCACCTCCAAAATACACCCACTTAGCTACACCACTAATGTCTGCATCTTCTATTTCAGTTAAAAGTGTTTTTAAATACAGCTCTTTTAGCCTTTGAGTGTATATTTCTTTGTAAAAGGGGCAAAAGGAACATTTGGAATAACAGAAAGGAACGTGTAGATAGACGCCAAAGCTCCCTTTGAAGCTAATGGGTTTTAACTCCTGAAAGCGGTATATAGTTTTTTTGAAGGATCTGCTCATCATTTTTTTACTCAGGAAAGTGAGCACGTTTCTCACTCCCTTTTAGTTTTATTTGCCATATTTATTATACGCTTTTTACATCTGTTCTCTGCTCTTCGTTTTTCAGACATTACCAGCAAGAAGCCACCCGCCAAGGATAACCAGCAGACCCCCTGGAAGTTTTTCGAGCAACTTTTCTTTGAATATCATAGAAGCAAGTATCATCGCAATGATTATCGAAAGGTTTACTAACGGCTCTACAATACTTAACTCGATGCTTTTAATGGCTATAAGTAACAAAAGATAGGCTGAGCCGTTTATGGCCCCACCAATTAGCATTGGTATTGGCTTTTTCTTGAAGGAAAACAGAATAAGCCTATCTTTTCTCTTTAGGCGTAAAAGAATGAAAAAATTAAGAGAAACGATGAAGTAAAGAAGAGTTGCATAGATAATTGGATCATATTCGCCGCTAAAGGATTTGTCAATGACCCTGCCTGTTGATTGAAGAACTACACTAACAAACATGAGCTGGCTTGGCCTATCTTTCAGAATTGCCTTAAGAGACTTTATCGGTGTCGCAGCTCCTTTTAGTATAAATATTCCATACACCATGAGAAAGATTCCCAGTGATTTCACAAGGGTTATTTTTTCGCCAAGAAATATTGCAGCGAAGAACAGGATCACAACGGCGTTTAGGCTGCTTATCGGCGTTACAAGTGAAACTTCTCCCGTTGCAATTGAAGAGACATATGCAAAGGAGCTAAAGCTATAAAGCAAAGCGCTTATAATGCAGGGCAAAAGAAAATGCCAGTTATTTACTTCACCTGTAATAGCGAAAGGCAGCAGCACAAAAGCACCGATGAAAAAGAAAAGAAAGCTGGCAACGAGGTTCTTGTAAAAATTTCCAGTTTCATCTCCCATGAATTTCAAAACGATTTTTTCAAGAGCCAAAAGCAAAATTCTGTTAATTAAAGCGAACAGTGGCAGTCCCATTCTCTCTTTTCGAAAATTACTGAATATTGTTCAGGGTTTCTATAAGCTTTCTTAGTTCAGGAGTTCCCATAGAAACCATGTTGAGTATTTCCTCCGGTGAGGCGGCATCATTATAGAACAATTTATTCGCCTCCTGGTCAAGCTTAATCACTGAGCCCTCAACAGTAAATCCTATAAAGAAACCTTTGGAAATGGAATATGAAAGAATCGCCTGCAACGTGTAATCCACATCTGCAGAAAGATTTCTTCCGATGGGCCCTGCGGCAACAGCCACGCTACCTCCCAGAGTTATATTGTCTTTTGTGAAACCAGCGAAACCCGTATCGTTCATTATAAGTAATACGAGCCCGATTGTTTGTGCCCCGATTTGTGGTCCATAGCTGACTTTGTATAGCTTCAGGAATAGCGGGCCGTACCACAGATCGTTCTTTTTTCTGAGCACAAAACCTTCGCCGTATTGTCCCCCTAAAACAAGTCCGGCTTTTAATACATTTGGGAAAAAGGCGATACCTTTTGCCTTTGAAAGAAGCTCCCTAAAGGCACCATTTTCAGGCATAGAAAGTAGATCGTTAAGTACATTATTAGCATCTTTGAATCTATTCTCCGGTGAGTAAAAACCCATTACAATCACTCCTAACACGATAAAGGTTATCAGTAAAACAAGCTTCTTCATAGCATCACCTCACCTTATCATTATAGCCTTATTTTAATCGCTTAATGAAAAATATCTGGTTGATGATGCTTGTGATAGAAAGAAAGACGACAAGAATGCCCATTCCATATAGTCCAGGCCAGATATCGAGGAAATAGCCACTTAGAAGAGGTCCAAGGCCAAAGGAAATTCCTATCATGGTTTCATGGAGTCCCCCTTGTTTACCATGGTCTTCGTGTGGTGAATTAAGCCCATAAAATATGGCGAAGGTATAAGGGATTGAATAGTTAATTCCCGAAAAAAGTGCCACAAGCAAAAACGCCCATACTCCAGTACTCATAAAGAACAGTGGAATTGAGAGAGGGAATATCAGTATCAAAAGAAAGGACAGCCCTGGATTTCCTACCCAAAACCTGAATCGGGTCATGAGAATAAAAGTAAAAAAGACCGCTACATTTCCTGCGACAACAAGAAAACCCGCATTTTCCAGTGATATTCCAGACATCGATATCAGTTTAGGGAAAAGGCTTATCACAGAGGAAAATACCATTGCCGCAAGTACCAGCGAAAACCTATAAGTCTTACGATAAAGAGCTATTTTTGGGAAGTCCACTTCTTTGTGCTTTTGAAAAAGTGTTGGGTGCCCCTTGAAAGGGATTCTTTCGCCATATTTATTTGCGTGCCGGTAAACAATAAGTCCTCCAAGTAAGCTGACTAAAGCGGCTATTATAAAGACCACGAAAGGTTCTTTTTGAATAAAATATGGTCCAAAAGCCATTCCCAGCATGTTCCCGGAACTCCATGACAGCGTAAATCGGGTTGTAGTCAAGGATGGATCTATTTTTTCAAGTTTTTCTGCCCGCGAAAGCAGCCCTTCAACCAGAGGATAAAAAAGGCCGAAGTAAGAATACACTGCTATCGCAAAAAGATAAAGGTATAAAAGTGAATTACTGCCATATACAAGCATTCCACTCAAAGAAATCACTGCGAAGAGAAACATCGCCGGATGCAGGATTTTCTTATATCCATATTTATCGCCAAGAGAACCCAAAAAAAGGGCTATAAACGTATAAAATAAATAACCGGTGAAATTTATTTTTCCAATAGTTGAGTAAGGCAATCCCCAATCTGCGGCTATGGTATTTATTGATGAGAAAAGCAGGTATCCCACCATGGAAAATATGGATACCAGGTAATTGAAGAGATTGAAAAATGAACCTTTTTTCACCCGTTGCACCTCTTTTATATGTTTGAAGTATTATACCAAAGAAAAGGGGGAGCCCTGAAGGCCTCCCCCTTTATTGATCCATTAATTATTCGCCAGCAAGTACTTTTTGAAGTTCCGCCTCAGCCCAGGCAAGACCTTCGTCAATGGTTCTCTTTCCATTCAAAACGTCTCCAACCATCTGACCGACAATGGTTCTTACAGAATACCATTCCGCAATGTTGGGATCAACGGATCCTTTGTCAATCTGATTTATCGGTACAACGGCATCCGGGTGCTGGTTGACATATTCTTTCCATTGAGGTGTTTCAAGTGCGGTCTTCACAGCGGGCATGTAACCGGTTTTGACTGACCAGTATGCCTGAATCTCAGGGCTAAGCAGGAATTTCATGAACTTCCAGGCGGCAAGTTTCTGTTCTTCGGATATTGTAGAGAACATAATAAGGTCTGTTCCAGCAAAAGGTGGTGCCTGCATTTTCCACATAGGTACTGGAGCCCATGCCCAACCATGCTTCCCGGTAGAAGCCCTGTCAACATAAGGCTTGCTTGCTATTGTTTCAATGAACATCATGATTTTGCCATCGCCAAAGGGGCCATCAAGATAACCACCCTGGGCATAAGCGATCTTGTAGGTATGAACCATATCATACATGAACTGGAGAGCTTCATGGGCTTCGGGTGAATTAATGACAACTTTGTACTTGCCATCTGGACCCAGATCCAATATTTTCCCGCCATTTGCCCTCAGGAAAACGACAAAATGGTCAATTGTTGTCCTGAAGCCCATACCGAATTGATCTATTTCTCCATCACCATCTTTGTCTTCTGTAAGCATCATGGCATCAAAGAAAAGGTCTTCCATGGTTTTGGGTGGTGTAAGTCCGTAAAGTTCAAAAGCGTCGGTATTGTAATAAAGGACATAAGTGCTCTTGTTGAAAGGAACAGCGTAAATAGTGTCGCCCCAGGTAATCATTTTCTTAAAAGGTGCCCATACTGCTTCCCACTGCTCAGAGGTGAAACCATAATCCGGATTGTCAATGAAGCTATTCAGTTCCTGAACCACACCACGTGGAATAAGCATAGCTGTCCAGTTACCATAAGCCTGCGATATAGCGGGAAGATTTCCAGATTCAGCACTCGCAAGGAGTTTCTGAGATAGAGCTCCATAATTTCCTACATAAACAGGTTTGACCACAATATCGGGGTTGGCTTCATTGAAAGAGTTGACAATTTCATCCAAAGTGGCTCCATGTCCGCCCCCCATAGCATGCCAGAACTCAATCTCAACTGCTGCCATGGTCAAAACCGAGAGAGAAAGAACAGCGATGAGAACCAGAAGTTTTTTCATTCCCATACCTCCCTTATCTGAAGTGTTTACCATACAAATTATATCACCACGCTATTTGCTGACAAAATTTCCAATACACGCTTGATTAGCTCTGTGGGACTTTTATCGTTGGTAATTAAATAATCGCTTCTTTTAATGCAATTCGTGAGGGATCTCTGGGCTTTCAAAATACTAATCGCCCTTTTTTTATCAACCCCACGATCAACAAGGCGTTTTAGAGCGATTTCTTCGGGACAATCGACAAATATGACAAGATCACAATAGCTATCAAGTCCAATCTGATGTAACAAAGCCCCGTCAATCACAACATGCCTGCGGGACTTTGAAAGGATATCTATTGCTTTTTTCTTGATCAGAGGATGAATTATTCCATTTAACTCTGTAAGCTTTCCGGGGTCGCTGAAAACAATCTTTGCAAGAGCCGACCTGTTAACGCGCTTTTTTGAAATAATCTCTTTTCCGAAGATTTTTTTAAGTTTTTCCCGCTCTTCTTCCAGTGCTTCATGGCCAAGTTTATCAAGAT carries:
- a CDS encoding DMT family transporter, producing the protein MGLPLFALINRILLLALEKIVLKFMGDETGNFYKNLVASFLFFFIGAFVLLPFAITGEVNNWHFLLPCIISALLYSFSSFAYVSSIATGEVSLVTPISSLNAVVILFFAAIFLGEKITLVKSLGIFLMVYGIFILKGAATPIKSLKAILKDRPSQLMFVSVVLQSTGRVIDKSFSGEYDPIIYATLLYFIVSLNFFILLRLKRKDRLILFSFKKKPIPMLIGGAINGSAYLLLLIAIKSIELSIVEPLVNLSIIIAMILASMIFKEKLLEKLPGGLLVILGGWLLAGNV
- a CDS encoding lipid-binding SYLF domain-containing protein; amino-acid sequence: MKKLVLLITFIVLGVIVMGFYSPENRFKDANNVLNDLLSMPENGAFRELLSKAKGIAFFPNVLKAGLVLGGQYGEGFVLRKKNDLWYGPLFLKLYKVSYGPQIGAQTIGLVLLIMNDTGFAGFTKDNITLGGSVAVAAGPIGRNLSADVDYTLQAILSYSISKGFFIGFTVEGSVIKLDQEANKLFYNDAASPEEILNMVSMGTPELRKLIETLNNIQ
- a CDS encoding MFS transporter; its protein translation is MKKGSFFNLFNYLVSIFSMVGYLLFSSINTIAADWGLPYSTIGKINFTGYLFYTFIALFLGSLGDKYGYKKILHPAMFLFAVISLSGMLVYGSNSLLYLYLFAIAVYSYFGLFYPLVEGLLSRAEKLEKIDPSLTTTRFTLSWSSGNMLGMAFGPYFIQKEPFVVFIIAALVSLLGGLIVYRHANKYGERIPFKGHPTLFQKHKEVDFPKIALYRKTYRFSLVLAAMVFSSVISLFPKLISMSGISLENAGFLVVAGNVAVFFTFILMTRFRFWVGNPGLSFLLILIFPLSIPLFFMSTGVWAFLLVALFSGINYSIPYTFAIFYGLNSPHEDHGKQGGLHETMIGISFGLGPLLSGYFLDIWPGLYGMGILVVFLSITSIINQIFFIKRLK
- a CDS encoding ABC transporter substrate-binding protein, which produces MKKLLVLIAVLSLSVLTMAAVEIEFWHAMGGGHGATLDEIVNSFNEANPDIVVKPVYVGNYGALSQKLLASAESGNLPAISQAYGNWTAMLIPRGVVQELNSFIDNPDYGFTSEQWEAVWAPFKKMITWGDTIYAVPFNKSTYVLYYNTDAFELYGLTPPKTMEDLFFDAMMLTEDKDGDGEIDQFGMGFRTTIDHFVVFLRANGGKILDLGPDGKYKVVINSPEAHEALQFMYDMVHTYKIAYAQGGYLDGPFGDGKIMMFIETIASKPYVDRASTGKHGWAWAPVPMWKMQAPPFAGTDLIMFSTISEEQKLAAWKFMKFLLSPEIQAYWSVKTGYMPAVKTALETPQWKEYVNQHPDAVVPINQIDKGSVDPNIAEWYSVRTIVGQMVGDVLNGKRTIDEGLAWAEAELQKVLAGE
- the coaE gene encoding dephospho-CoA kinase (Dephospho-CoA kinase (CoaE) performs the final step in coenzyme A biosynthesis.) — translated: MIIGITGKAGCGKSTIAKALKERGLEVIYLDKLGHEALEEEREKLKKIFGKEIISKKRVNRSALAKIVFSDPGKLTELNGIIHPLIKKKAIDILSKSRRHVVIDGALLHQIGLDSYCDLVIFVDCPEEIALKRLVDRGVDKKRAISILKAQRSLTNCIKRSDYLITNDKSPTELIKRVLEILSANSVVI